AATCTAAAAACTATCACTATATCTAAAAATGATTTGTTTTTTATTGCAAGACATTCAATTGTCTTTAATAAAGAATCGAGTGATGATTTTCGTTATGTCTTTTTTTCCATCTCTCCTGAGTATATGAAAGATTTATTGAATGATTTAAGAAAATATCCACCTGTTTTTCTCGCAAATCAGAATAAGCCGACTCTTTCATTGAAAGATGAAGAAATGGAACAGTTGATGACAATCTTTAATCTTATGTGGAAGCATATGGAAGAAGAACAAAATGAACATCAAAGAGATATTGTCAAGCATCTTTTGTGCTCTATTTTGATAAACATCCATCGGTTGGCTGATCGTAATAAGAATATCCTTGAGTCAATATCCCGAAAGGAAGAGATGGTTAGAAAGTTTTTTAATTTGGTGTTTGAGAATTTTAAGGAGGCTAAAGATGTATCATTTTATGCTGATAAACTTTGCGTGTCACCTAAATATCTTTCTTCTCTGGTTAAAAAGGT
The Bacteroides sedimenti genome window above contains:
- a CDS encoding helix-turn-helix domain-containing protein: MYDRLLELADKSVSIDDNFAMVSGSINLFEQECPIHTDRNYIGFCLSGSGNVEINLKTITISKNDLFFIARHSIVFNKESSDDFRYVFFSISPEYMKDLLNDLRKYPPVFLANQNKPTLSLKDEEMEQLMTIFNLMWKHMEEEQNEHQRDIVKHLLCSILINIHRLADRNKNILESISRKEEMVRKFFNLVFENFKEAKDVSFYADKLCVSPKYLSSLVKKVVGQPAKECIDYCVILESKLMLRSSCTIQEISQELNFPNQSFFGKYFKKHTGMSPINYRKSYLK